One part of the Ciona intestinalis chromosome 5, KH, whole genome shotgun sequence genome encodes these proteins:
- the rl32 gene encoding rl32 protein (The RefSeq protein has 1 substitution compared to this genomic sequence), whose translation MSPRPINQKKIVKKXVKKFIRHQSDRYKKLAPNWRKPKGIDSRVRRRFKGQYLMPSIGYGSEKKTRHCMRDHHGFRKLLVHNVRDLEVLMMSNRKFAAEIAHAVSSRKRKVIVQRAGELNIHVTNPNARLRSEENE comes from the exons ATGTCTCCACGTCCGATAAACCAGAAGAAGATAGTGAAGAAGAGGGTGAAGAAGTTCATCCGTCACCAGTCTGACCGATATAAGAAACTCGCG CCAAACTGGAGGAAACCAAAGGGTATTGACAGCAGAGTAAGACGTCGATTCAAGGGTCAATATCTTATGCCCAGCATTGGATATGGAAGTGAAAAGAAGACAAGACATTGTATGAGAGACCACCATGGATTCCGTAAACTTCTTGTCCACAATGTTAGGGATTTAGAG GTCCTTATGATGTCCAACCGAAAATTCGCGGCTGAGATTGCACACGCCGTGTCCAGTCGCAAGCGTAAAGTGATTGTACAACGTGCCGGTGAACTAAACATCCATGTTACCAATCCTAATGCAAGGTTGAGAAGCGAAgagaatgaataa
- the LOC100186668 gene encoding uncharacterized protein LOC100186668, whose product MSFTPFRGRRGNQHNPQYNADYNSFNNNEEFGGAGYGGTDNTYNEYGYDDESYSGEWEQGNGNMNAYDANWGRQEDFAYGNNASEQGYAEQWQGEEEFYGDEFGGGVGQSWSGDNMGFNNQRGWRGKRGRGEHLHRGRGGPGERGLIKRGHGARGGRGFLDSSKRGRGIEGRGGFVKKEGRGKLRRGLFPIFGPQRGENADKSRGGFVARGQNIQQRGLLNRGGISPMKKTSFVERGRGVVKRGRGVMMGGGRGLLPLPRGSMIKRGRAGITERGRGMLQRGRGDLKKSDVGGHGRWKSYQDGGNNSTWQDNEEKYMHGRNPPQYRNEYTEIPEEREWGGVGYGEDQWQEDQSWSIGDAQSNRKRPSGMESNQLRKSKIPNRGRNSGVGDYSQRYVDNYDGGYAEGFEKTENIEKTNAEEGVEVYKQGIKSLGREERYGFDIVTVTKQKNEDSWPPFGLESVIQKRSKEILVDKLFRLRVLNLNQAVLLMLKHLANCLVFQNKIEEDMKDTTQKVKDISKAQESGADSSKSKVAGKTEESSDDTASKPRENRQDQLISILEVTINEILESRKLEEKMKKLEQQTSSPNKKEVDKSPEPCPENSSQVVKHSAPTALERIDEADKDQRLIGVVGYGCANIRLMLNSLQHLGHVVLCKNKVTKSFLRLFPDLIIEAFKSDPKHDVELYTVVLDEENEIIKITHSNLLNAVVEVRLTSPKYSLSWCTDTAEENPTNGLNVDNCLSNLTLIRRTRWFDRKINKAPVKVGTIRLFLDMKIRGNGWADTPMWIVFVVVNFTSEVGNNSKVDSDHHEVTAQDHQWIASLFLRTLEVLASGVLLPNEHAILDPCEENMTINKLLTCQQMENITCAAQRDLRYVCQGKFEEVLGCTI is encoded by the exons ATGAGTTTCACTCCTTTTCGTGGTCGCCGTGGCAACCAGCACAACCCACAATACAATGCAgattataattcttttaacaATAATGAAGAATTTGGTGGTGCTGGATATGGTGGTACAGACAACACATATAATGAATATGGTTACGACGATGAATCGTATTCTGGGGAATGGGAGCAAGGTAATGGAAATATGAATGCATATGATGCTAACTGGGGTAGACAAGAAGATTTTGCATATGGTAATAATGCAAGCGAGCAAGGGTATGCGGAGCAATGGCAAGGGGAGGAGGAATTTTATGGGGATGAATTTGGTGGAGGAGTGGGGCAAAGTTGGAGCGGTGATAATATGGGGTTCAATAATCAAAGAGGCTGGCGTGGTAAAAGAGGGAGAGGGGAGCACCTTCATAGAGGAAGAGGTGGACCTGGAGAGAGAGGATTGATTAAAAGAGGACATGGAGCAAGAGGCGGCAGAGGATTTCTTGATTCGAGTAAAAGAGGACGTGGCATCGAGGGAAGAGGTGGTTTCGTTAAAAAGGAAGGGCGGGGTAAATTACGCAGAGGTTTGTTTCCAATTTTTGGACCACAGCGTGGAGAAAATGCTGATAAAAGCAGAGGAGGGTTTGTAGCAAGAGgacaaaatatacaacaaagaGGGCTTTTGAATAGGGGTGGAATTTCACCAATGAAAAAAACTTCCTTTGTGGAAAGGGGTAGAGGTGTTGTTAAAAGAGGGAGAGGTGTGATGATGGGTGGAGGAAGAGGTTTACTCCCCTTACCAAGAGGTTCAATGATTAAAAGAGGAAGAGCTGGGATTACTGAAAGAGGAAGAGGGATGTTACAGAGAGGGAGAGGAGATCTTAAAAAGAGTGATGTTGGAGGACATGGAAGGTGGAAGAGTTATCAAGATGGTGGAAACAATTCTACATGGCAGGATAATGAAGAAAAATACATGCATGGTCGTAACCCACCACAGTATAGAAATGAATACACTGAAATTCCTGAAGAGAGAGAATGGGGGGGTGTTGGGTATGGTGAAGATCAGTGGCAAGAGGATCAGAGTTGGAGCATTGGCGATGCACAAAGTAATCGAAAAAGACCTTCTGGTATGGAGAGCAATCAATtgagaaaaagtaaaattccTAACCGGGGTCGTAATTCTGGTGTTGGGGATTACAGTCAGAGGTATGTGGACAACTATGATGGAGGTTATGCTGAAGGGTTTgaaaaaactgaaaacattgaaaaaactAATGCTGAAGAAGGGGTTGAAGTGTATAAGCAAGGGATAAAAAGCCTAGGAAGAGAAGAGAGATATGGGTTTGATATTGTTACAGTTACGaagcaaaaaaatgaagaCAGTTGGCCACCATTTGGGTTGGAGAGCGTAATACAGAAGAGAAGCAAGGAAATTCTTGTTGATAAATTATTTAGGCTGCGCGTTCTTAATTTAAATCAGGCCGTTTTATTAATGCTAAAACACCTTGCAAATTGTTTggtgtttcaaaataaaatagaagaaGATATGAAAGATACTACCCAGAAAGTTAAAGATATTTCAAAAGCACAAGAATCTGGTGCTGATAGTTCAAAATCAAAAGTTGCTGGTAAAACAGAAGAAAGTTCAGATGATACTGCCTCAAAACCCAGAGAGAATAGGCAAGACCAGTTGATCAGTATTTTAGAGGTGACGATTAACGAAATACTGGAATCGCGGAAGCtggaagaaaaaatgaaaaaactcGAACAGCAAACCAGCTCTCCTAATAAAAAGGAAGTAGATAAATCGCCAGAACCATGTCCAGAAAATTCAAGTCAAGTTGTTAAGCATTCAGCTCCGACAGCGTTAGAACGAATTGATGAAGCTGACAAGGACCAGAGATTGATTGGTGTTGTTGGTTATGGTTGCGCTAATATACGATTAATGCTTAACAGTTTACAACACCTGGGTCATGTTGTGTTGTGCAAA aacaAAGTTACGAAGTCCTTTTTGAGGTTGTTTCCTGATCTTATAATTGAAGCATTTAAGAGCGACCCTAAGCATGATGTAGAATTATACACAGTTGTACTTGATGaggaaaatgaaattataaaaatcacACATTCTAATTTACTCAATGCTGTTGTGGAAGTGAG GCTTACTTCTCCGAAATATTCACTCTCATGGTGCACTGACACAGCTGAAGAAAATCCAACTAATGGTTTAAATGTTGATAACTGCCTCTCTAATCTTACATTGATACGACGAACGAGATGGTTTGACCGTAAG ATAAACAAAGCACCAGTAAAAGTTGGGACCATTCGATTATTCCTTGATATGAAGATACGTGGTAATGGTTGGGCCGATACACCAATGTGGATTGTATTTGTAGTAGTCAACTTTACTAGTGAGGTGGGAAACAACAGTAAAGTTGATAGTGATCACCATGAAGTTACTGCACAAGATCATCAGTGGATTGCTAGCTTGTTTCTAAGGACAttagaag ttcttGCTAGCGGTGTTCTTCTGCCAAACGAACACGCAATACTTGATCCGTGTGAAGAAAACATGACAATCAATAAGTTGTTGACATGCCAACAAATGGAGAACATAACTTGTGCAGCACAACGAGATTTGCGATATGTTTGCCAAGGGAAGTTTGAAGAAGTTCTAGGATGTACAATTTAG
- the LOC100185000 gene encoding carbohydrate sulfotransferase 3-like, whose product MVLFRRWKIKTSSLCRFLIWTLCIFGISVVFTKVPSMVKNQTPYGKRVSSYSRQKVVILFTTKRSGSTFLGEVFNQNPEAFYLFEPLFPFTRTCDLLREERINALRQFTECNFKNISEIYKNAFTVLEHTDKYAQCLKNNICFEERHLPLLARYESACQQSNYSNCQLPLKPTIISAICSKSKLVVYKILRVCELQNLAHLIKTEDLDIRIVHLVRDPRAILSSRMKLIEDQTNNETLKAEAKTLCNRLRKNIRFSNSYWKGQNGEYMRIRHEDITTNPMQVVREIYRFVDEPVPHSIQDWVNNSMSAEENIKETTISEFSTVRKPSDVLNKWRRALNFPTVQLIQAECLDVLQNLGYLTVKNEKEQNDETLPLW is encoded by the exons ATGGTTTTATTTCGGAGATGGAAGATAAAGACGTCAAGTTTGTGCAGATTTTTAATATGGACTCTGTGCATTTTTGGTATAAGCGTTGTATTTACCAAAGTCCCGTCGATGGTAAAAAATCAAACTCCCTACGGCAAGAGAGTTAGCAGCTACAGTCGTCAAAAGgttgtaattttgtttaccacaaaaagATCTGGTTCTACCTTCCTTGGAGAAGTGTTTAACCAAAACCCGGAAGCTTTTTACTTATTTGAACCACTATTCCCGTTTACAAGAACTTGTGATTTGCTTCGCGAAGAACGAATAAACGCTTTGAGACAGTTTACAGAAtgtaatttcaaaaatataagtGAAATCTACAAGAATGCGTTCACCGTTCTTGAGCATACAGACAAGTACGCGCAATGCttgaaaaacaacatttgtttcgAGGAACGCCATTTACCGTTACTGGCAAGGTACGAATCGGCCTGCCAGCAGAGTAATTACAGTAATTGTCAGCTTCCTTTGAAGCCAACTATTATAAGCGCAATATGCTCGAAGAGTAAACTTGTAGTGTACAAGATACTTCGTGTATGCGAGCTACAGAATTTAGCTCACTTAATAAAGACGGAAGATTTGGATATACGAATCGTACATCTCGTTCGTGACCCGCGAGCAATTCTTTCTTCAAGAATGAAG TTAATTGAAGACCAAACAAACAACGAAACTTTAAAGGCAGAAGCAAAAACTCTCTGCAACCGCCTGCGGAAGAATATTCGCTTCTCTAATTCCTATTGGAAAG GTCAAAATGGCGAGTACATGAGAATACGCCACGAAGATATAACGACAAATCCCATGCAAGTGGTGAGAGAAATATATCGGTTCGTGGACGAACCGGTTCCGCACAGTATACAAGATTGGGTAAATAATTCGATGTCGGCAGAAGAAAACATAAAG GAAACAACCATTTCCGAGTTCTCCACTGTTCGTAAACCTAGTGATGTACTTAATAAATGGCGGCGAGCTCTGAACTTCCCAACTGTGcaactaattcaagcagaatGCTTGGATGTGCTCCAAAATTTAGGATATTTGACGGTAAAGAACGAAAAAGAACAAAACGACGAAACATTACCTTTGTGGTGA
- the LOC101243330 gene encoding ATP synthase subunit delta, mitochondrial-like, whose amino-acid sequence MSSVVLRLCSRTARAVTRVAAFKPQHRNYAEAAAAVAQPGQMLFTFAAPAEAYYESSTAVRQVDVSTSTGSIGILANHVPTLGVLQPGVITVYETEGAVKKFFVSSGSYCVNEDASVQINAEEAVPIEQLDKDLARANLTKAQSQLSSATTETGKVEAQIAIECNEAIINAV is encoded by the exons ATGTCTTCTGTTGTACTTCGACTCTGTTCGAGAACTGCCCGTGCAGTCACTCGCGTGGCAGCATTCAAACCACAGCATCGTAATTACGCCGAAGCAGCCGCCGCTGTAGCTCAACCCGGCCAGATGTTATTCACCTTCGCTGCCCCTGCAGAG GCATATTATGAATCCAGCACAGCGGTGAGACAAGTTGATGTTTCGACCTCCACCGGCTCCATTGGTATCCTTGCCAACCATGTTCCAACACTTGGTGTTCTTCAACCAGGAGTAATTAccgtgtacgaaacagaaggAGCAGTCAAGaaattttttg TGAGCAGTGGATCATATTGTGTCAATGAAGATGCCTCAGTTCAAATCAACGCTGAAGAAGCTGTTCCAATCGAACAACTGGACAAAGAT CTTGCAAGGGCCAATCTGACTAAAGCACAATCTCAATTGTCGAGCGCAACGACTGAAACTGGCAAAGTTGAAGCCCAGATTGCAATTGAATGCAACGAGGCTATTATCAATGCTGTGTGA
- the tgfbeta-na2 gene encoding transforming growth factor beta superfamily signaling ligand precursor, whose protein sequence is MAYLRFLIICLALCVFCLIGSTKCQSLSRREELLLKRCLDKSNVTRENRTLSSSLKSRQCIRYLQELSAIESTAADQRDQNEVDPQANLFSYVSAITNWRNKEGSLGNLLLNRAGSCHHHSKRMYHYWTDFFLARQTTSIVALAAQNRTWGAMHGKLLLRHSTARHLPANLVAAELVVVRKKPSVTREKFGKYKTLVTMREAGGRTRTLHAGYQSSCPHRESKFLMLNLDTRYITNWLAKRNSTNLLIFSQIIPRTRYGGTTETLLPVDVVQHIAGLVLHFQRPINSETYRLRSSARLRQAVHASFPPTSTVRNRRKAAIRPRTRTRHQHVHRPEHRLPRRRKLTCSLEPFVVPKSVTQNLNVTWPENGKRFWDISRCEGLCRHPIPAHISQTNHAIAINSHTTKGACCVPIRLRAMDYIHLRNGELRTESLEELVALECGCR, encoded by the exons ATGGCATATTTgcgttttttaattatttgtctcgctttatgtgtattttgtttaattggtTCAACCAAATGTCAAAGCTTATCCAGGAGAGAAGAACTTCTGTTAAAGAGATGTTTAGATAAAAGTAACGT CACGCGAGAAAATCGTACATTATCAAGCTCTTTAAAATCAAGACAATGTATCCGTTACCTGCAGGAACTAAGTGCTATTGAATCAACGGCAG CTGACCAACGCGACCAAAACGAAGTGGATCCGCAAGCGAACTTGTTCAGTTACGTTTCAG CTATAACTAACTGGCGAAACAAAGAAGGGAGTCTTGGCAACTTGCTACTGAACCGAGCAGGGTCGTGTCATCATCACTCTAAAAGAATGTACCATTATTGGACCGATTTCTTTCTCGCACGGCAAACCACGTCGATTGTGGCGCTTGCAGCACAGAATAGAACCTGGGGTGCAATGCATGGTAAATTGCTGCTACGTCATTCTACAGCAAG GCATTTACCAGCAAACTTAGTTGCAGCCGAGTTGGTTGTGGTAAGGAAGAAACCTTCGGTAACTCGGgaaaaatttggaaaatataaaactctGGTTACAATGAGAGAAGCGGGAGGTCGGACTCGTACATTGCATGCAGGGTATCAG TCCTCCTGCCCACACAGAGAGAGTAAATTCCTCATGCTCAATCTTGACACTCGGTATATTACAAATTGGCTTGCGAAAAGGAATTCAacaaatttgttaatattttcgCAAATTATTCCACGAACAAGATACGGAGGCACCACAG AAACTCTTTTACCAGTTGACGTGGTGCAACACATAGCCGGTTTGGTGCTGCATTTTCAAAGGCCAATTAACTCTGAAACTTACCGGCTGCGCTCTTCCGCCCGTTTGCGGCAAGCAGTTCACGCAAGTTTCCCTCCAACTTCCACAG TCCGGAATCGACGTAAAGCTGCGATAAGGCCGCGTACTCGAACCCGTCACCAACACGTACATAGACCCGAACACAGATTACCAAGAAGAAGGAAACTTACCTGCAGTCTTGAACCATTTGTTGTACCTAAATCCGTTACCCAG AACTTAAATGTAACTTGGCCGGAGAACGGAAAACGCTTCTGGGATATTTCAAGATGCGAGGGATTGTGTAGACATCCTATTCCTGCTCATATCAGCCAAACCAACCATGCAATTGCAATAAACTCG CACACCACTAAAGGAGCTTGTTGTGTTCCAATACGACTAAGAGCTATggattacattcatttacggAACGGAGAACTAAGAACCGAATCGCTGGAGGAATTAGTTGCGTTGGAATGTGGCTGTCGATGA
- the tgfbeta-na2 gene encoding transforming growth factor beta superfamily signaling ligand isoform X1: MFHLPPTLCFNSTRENRTLSSSLKSRQCIRYLQELSAIESTAADQRDQNEVDPQANLFSYVSAITNWRNKEGSLGNLLLNRAGSCHHHSKRMYHYWTDFFLARQTTSIVALAAQNRTWGAMHGKLLLRHSTARHLPANLVAAELVVVRKKPSVTREKFGKYKTLVTMREAGGRTRTLHAGYQSSCPHRESKFLMLNLDTRYITNWLAKRNSTNLLIFSQIIPRTRYGGTTETLLPVDVVQHIAGLVLHFQRPINSETYRLRSSARLRQAVHASFPPTSTVRNRRKAAIRPRTRTRHQHVHRPEHRLPRRRKLTCSLEPFVVPKSVTQNLNVTWPENGKRFWDISRCEGLCRHPIPAHISQTNHAIAINSHTTKGACCVPIRLRAMDYIHLRNGELRTESLEELVALECGCR; the protein is encoded by the exons ATGTTTCATCTCCCCCCTACTCTTTGTTTCAATAG CACGCGAGAAAATCGTACATTATCAAGCTCTTTAAAATCAAGACAATGTATCCGTTACCTGCAGGAACTAAGTGCTATTGAATCAACGGCAG CTGACCAACGCGACCAAAACGAAGTGGATCCGCAAGCGAACTTGTTCAGTTACGTTTCAG CTATAACTAACTGGCGAAACAAAGAAGGGAGTCTTGGCAACTTGCTACTGAACCGAGCAGGGTCGTGTCATCATCACTCTAAAAGAATGTACCATTATTGGACCGATTTCTTTCTCGCACGGCAAACCACGTCGATTGTGGCGCTTGCAGCACAGAATAGAACCTGGGGTGCAATGCATGGTAAATTGCTGCTACGTCATTCTACAGCAAG GCATTTACCAGCAAACTTAGTTGCAGCCGAGTTGGTTGTGGTAAGGAAGAAACCTTCGGTAACTCGGgaaaaatttggaaaatataaaactctGGTTACAATGAGAGAAGCGGGAGGTCGGACTCGTACATTGCATGCAGGGTATCAG TCCTCCTGCCCACACAGAGAGAGTAAATTCCTCATGCTCAATCTTGACACTCGGTATATTACAAATTGGCTTGCGAAAAGGAATTCAacaaatttgttaatattttcgCAAATTATTCCACGAACAAGATACGGAGGCACCACAG AAACTCTTTTACCAGTTGACGTGGTGCAACACATAGCCGGTTTGGTGCTGCATTTTCAAAGGCCAATTAACTCTGAAACTTACCGGCTGCGCTCTTCCGCCCGTTTGCGGCAAGCAGTTCACGCAAGTTTCCCTCCAACTTCCACAG TCCGGAATCGACGTAAAGCTGCGATAAGGCCGCGTACTCGAACCCGTCACCAACACGTACATAGACCCGAACACAGATTACCAAGAAGAAGGAAACTTACCTGCAGTCTTGAACCATTTGTTGTACCTAAATCCGTTACCCAG AACTTAAATGTAACTTGGCCGGAGAACGGAAAACGCTTCTGGGATATTTCAAGATGCGAGGGATTGTGTAGACATCCTATTCCTGCTCATATCAGCCAAACCAACCATGCAATTGCAATAAACTCG CACACCACTAAAGGAGCTTGTTGTGTTCCAATACGACTAAGAGCTATggattacattcatttacggAACGGAGAACTAAGAACCGAATCGCTGGAGGAATTAGTTGCGTTGGAATGTGGCTGTCGATGA